ATCGGCTCATCGTTCTACTTCGTCTTCCTCGACAACAGCCTCACGCCGCCGACGGACCCCGAGCTGAAAGCCAAGGGCGTCGACGGGGAGCTGTGGGCAGTGCACGGCGGAGGCTTCTACAACCCGCAGAAGTACTTCGTCGCGCCCAAGCGAATTCCCGAGCACCTGCACTGGTTCTACTGGGAGAGCTACTCCACCTGGCTCACGGGCTTCGCGCTGTTCACCGTGATGTACCTGTGGCAGGCCGGCAGCTTCCTCATCGACAAGAGCGTGCATGCGTGGTCACCGGCCGCCGCGATCGCGGCCGCGCTCGGCTTCCTCGTCGCGTTCTGGCTCGTCTACGACGTGATCTGCCGCGTCTTCGGCCAGCGGCCGAACGGCGAGCGCATCGTCGGCATCGCGGTGGCGCTGTTCGTGGTGCTTGCGGCGTGGCTGGCCTGCCAGCTGTTCGCCGGCCGGGCCGCCTTCCTGCTGGTCGGCGCGATGCTGGCCACGGCGATGAGCGCCAACGTGGCGCACTGGATCATCCCGGGCCAGCGCAAGGTCATCGCGCAGATGAAGGCCGGCGAGCCGGTCGATCCCCTTCATGGCCAGCGTGCCAAGCAGCGCAGCGTGCACAACACCTACTTCACGCTTCCGGTGCTGGTGGCCATGCTCAGCAACCACTACGGCTTCCTCTACGGCGGGCGCCACAACTGGCTGGTGCTGGTGCTGCTGATGGCTGCCGGCGCGCTCATCCGCCATTCATTTGTCGCCCGGCACAAGGCGCTGGTGCTGGGCAGGCGCGTGCCGTGGGAATTCGCGGTCGCCGGCTGCGTGGCCCTGATTGGCGTGGTCATCGGCCTCGCGCCGGCCTCGCAGCCGCAAGCCGCCGCCGCGCCGCCCGCCACCTTCGCTCGAGTGCGCGAGGTGGTGACCCAGCGCTGCGTGCTGTGCCACAGCGAGCAGGTGGTGAACAAGAACGTGCAGCTGCACACGCCGGCGCTGATCGAGAAGCAGGCGCAGGCGATCTACCAGCAGGTGGTGGTGCAAAAGACCATGCCGTTGAACAACGCGACGCAGATGACCGATGCGGAGCGCGCGCTGGTGGGGCAGTGGTTCCTGGGGGGAGCAAAGACGCCGTAGCGGCTCTGAATGAGAACGGTGCAAGTCGTGACGCACGGCGATATCAGACTCCTTCGCCCGCTCGCGGGAGAGGGCTGGGGTGAGGGCGAGCATCTCAGGCCGTGGTGACCGGCGCGGCGTTTGCGAAGAGACACGGCCTCCGTTCGCTGCGTTGCAGTCAGAAATCCGTTCGGGCTGAGCCCTTCGACAGCATGCAGCTTCGACAAGCTCAGCCGGAGAGGTCGAGCCGTGCGGCGCTGCCCTTCGACAAGCTCAGGGCGAACGGAATGGGGAGTCATCCCAAGAGTCCTTGCAGTCAGGAATCCGTTCGGGCTGAGCTCGTCGAAGCTGCACACCGATCGGCATGCAGCTTCGACAACCCCGACCCTCTCCCGCGAGCGGGAGAGGGAGAGCGCCTGGTTCCCTGGTTCGATCCAATTCAGGCCGAACTTCGATCTTGTCAGGCCGAAGTAGGCCCAATACGATCCGTCCCCTCACCAAGCGCCGCAAGAGCCGAGGAGACGAATGGTTCGCTGGAAGGAGCTGTCCGCGAATGAGATGACCTTGCTCGACCATGTGTTCTGGTCGAGCAGCATCTCGCGCGAGGCGCTGGCCACCGGCTCCGCGTTCTCCAAGAGCCGCGCCAACGCGGCGGTGGCCGGCATGCTCGAGCAAGGTGTGCTCGAAGCGACCGGCGAGCAGGTGGCCACCGGCGGACGCCGTGCGGAGACGCTTCGCCTCAGCCGCCAATTGGGCGTGCTGCTCGGGGTCGCGCTTGGCGCCACCGGCCTCGAAGTGGGCGTGCTGGCCCCCGACCTCGCGCTGCTGGCGCACCACAGCGAGCCGGCCGACGTGCGCGACGGACCGGCCGTCGTGCTGTCTCGCGTGCGCACGCTGATGCGCGAGCTGCTCAAGCAATGCGGCGCCCGGGCCCGCGATGTGATCGGCATCGGCATCGGCGTGCCCGGCCCGGTCGATTTCGAATCGGGCCAGCTGGTCAATCCGCCGCTGATGCCCGAATGGGACGCGTACGCCATCCGTGACGACCTGCGGGCCGACTACAGCGCGCCGGTGTTCGTGGACAACGACGTCAACGTCATGGCGTTGGGCGAGCTGTGGCGCATGCAGCGCGGGCTGCAGAACTTCCTTGTCATCAAGGTCGGCACCGGCATCGGCTGCGGCATCGTCTGCCATGGCGTCGTGTACCGCGGCGCCAACGGCTCGGCCGGCGATGTGGGCCACATCTGCGTCGACCCCGCCGGGCCGCGTTGCCACTGCGGCAATCTCGGCTGCGTCGAGACCATGGCCGCCGGACCCGCGATCGCGCGCGCCGCCACCGAAGCGGCGCAGACCGGCCAGAGCACGCTGCTGAAGCAGATGCTCGACGAGCGCGGCGTGCTCAA
The Piscinibacter sp. XHJ-5 DNA segment above includes these coding regions:
- a CDS encoding urate hydroxylase PuuD, whose translation is MDAYLLDWLNLLLRWAHVIVAIAWIGSSFYFVFLDNSLTPPTDPELKAKGVDGELWAVHGGGFYNPQKYFVAPKRIPEHLHWFYWESYSTWLTGFALFTVMYLWQAGSFLIDKSVHAWSPAAAIAAALGFLVAFWLVYDVICRVFGQRPNGERIVGIAVALFVVLAAWLACQLFAGRAAFLLVGAMLATAMSANVAHWIIPGQRKVIAQMKAGEPVDPLHGQRAKQRSVHNTYFTLPVLVAMLSNHYGFLYGGRHNWLVLVLLMAAGALIRHSFVARHKALVLGRRVPWEFAVAGCVALIGVVIGLAPASQPQAAAAPPATFARVREVVTQRCVLCHSEQVVNKNVQLHTPALIEKQAQAIYQQVVVQKTMPLNNATQMTDAERALVGQWFLGGAKTP
- a CDS encoding ROK family protein: MTLLDHVFWSSSISREALATGSAFSKSRANAAVAGMLEQGVLEATGEQVATGGRRAETLRLSRQLGVLLGVALGATGLEVGVLAPDLALLAHHSEPADVRDGPAVVLSRVRTLMRELLKQCGARARDVIGIGIGVPGPVDFESGQLVNPPLMPEWDAYAIRDDLRADYSAPVFVDNDVNVMALGELWRMQRGLQNFLVIKVGTGIGCGIVCHGVVYRGANGSAGDVGHICVDPAGPRCHCGNLGCVETMAAGPAIARAATEAAQTGQSTLLKQMLDERGVLKLQDVAQASRAGDVAANAIVQRSGALIGQMLASVVNFYNPSHIFVGGGIQRIGPLFLAALRQSVYHRSLALSTRHLEIQYTPLGERGGIIGAGVLAMQESLRLHEVSR